Proteins from a single region of Cryptococcus neoformans var. grubii H99 chromosome 5, complete sequence:
- a CDS encoding carbamoyl-phosphate synthase, small subunit, which produces MSAIRALNMRKTASALKTPVAFKRTFATPVNSLYTPVLPAKIPAALHLKSGQSYFGSSFGSENSKFGETVFSTSITSYTDSMTDPSYLGQILVFTSPMIGNYGVPSNTSTQFPDIPFLESEKIQCTGVVVSDVALKYSHYQAVESLHEWCKRYDVPGITGVDTRAITSLLRDQGTTLGRLAVGDEAGKPAPQAAEYWDPSKENLVAQASTKKAYVLNEKGSGPRIAVLDFGTKANILRSLVRRDAVVTVLPWDFDFNAVRDQFDGLFLSNGPGDPKMIMDSAMRVRQTINEWDKPIFGICMGHQVLGLAAGLEAYRMTFGNRGHNQPVLALASSGSIKAGRVYVTSQNHQYALRLTEDFPEGWAPFFINCNDSSVEGIISTPESGKRIWGVQFHPESAGGPLDTIEMFTDFVNECDVGRKGFNASAMIANEVKVDGHAAKAASVSA; this is translated from the exons ATGTCCGCCATCCGAGCTCTTAATATGCGAAAAACTGCTTCTGCTCTCAAGACGCCAGTCGCGTTTAAGCGAACCTTTGCTACCCCTGTAAACTCGCTTTACACCCCTGTTCTTCCCGCCAAAATCCCTGCGGCTCTCCACCTCAAGTCTGGGCAGAGCTACTTTGGCTCCAGTTTTGGAAGTGAAAACTCCAAGTTTGGAGAGACTGTCTTCTCTACCAGTATCACCTCTT ACACCGACTCTATGACTGACCCCTCGTATCTTGGTCAGATCCTTGTCTTCACCTCTCCTATGATTGGCAATTATGGTGTCCCTTCCAATACCTCTACTCAGTTTCCGGATATCCCTTTCCTTGAATCTGAGAAGATTCAATGTACCGGTGTTGTCGTGTCCGATGTTGCCCTCAAGTACAGCCATTACCAGGCCGTTGAGAGTCTTCACGAGTGGTGTAAGCGATACGATGTCCCCGGTATCACCGGTGTCGACACTAGGGCTATCACCAGCTTGTTGAGGGACCAGGGTACTACCCTCGGTCGCCTTGCTGTCGGTGACGAAGCTGGCAAACCTGCTCCTCAGGCAGCCGAGTACTGGGATCCTTCCAAGGAGAACCTTGTCGCCCAGGCGTCGACCAAGAAGGCTTATGTCCTCAACGAGAAGGGTTCTGGGCCCCGTATCGCTGTCCTCGACTTTGGTACCAAGGCCAACATTCTCCGATCTCTTGTCCGACGTGATGCTGTTGTCACTGTTCTTCCTTGGGACTTTGACTTCAACGCTGTCCGGGACCAGTTTGACGGTTTGTTCCTTTCCAACGGTCCCGGTGACCCCAAGATGATTATGGACAGTGCCATGCGAGTCAGGCAGACTATTAACGAGTGGGACAAGCCCATCTTTGGTATCTGCATGGGTCATCAAGTTCTTGGTTTGGCTGCTGGTCTTGAAGCCTACAGGATGACTTTTGGTAACCGAGGCCACAACCAGCCTGTCTTGGCTCTGGCAAGCTCTGGTAGTATCAAGGCCGGTCGAGTTTACGTTACT TCCCAAAACCATCAATACGCTCTTCGACTTACCGAGGACTTCCCTGAGGGTTGGgctcctttcttcattaACTGTAACGACTCTTCCGTCGAGGGTATCATCTCTACTCCTGAGAGCGGCAAGCGAATCTGGGGTGTTCAGTTCCACCCTGAGTCTGCTGGTGGGCCTCTTGACACCATCGAG ATGTTCACCGACTTTGTCAACGAGTGTGATGTCGGGCGAAAGGGTTTCAACGCTTCTGCGATGATTGCCAATGAGGTCAAGGTGGACGGCCATGCTGCCAAGGCTGCTTCTGTTTCTGCTTAA
- a CDS encoding beta-lactamase: MWLGHASIVLQLPPVERDMLKGPIGVLFDPIFSKRCSPVSWVGPKRRLGVPCHVRDLPKVNVVVISHDHYDHLDKKTIKDIEMFHNAATYYVPKGVKATLVKFGVSVCRVNEMGWWDEKLLDEEDVGAEDSFSILCAKLGQVDYFSETGLSEKDSMGNIDVMTVASSISPHRLRVICTPAQHNSGRSLCKMDKTLWVTWCLEYTLPDRSLWRCFFGGDTGYQAQPNGPVCPIFKGAYSTRGCRMQCDRQHADQAVNRDCAAVRPTRLGVSSHRTRLCPPVSLVHSSTQLWRFASRLGSAL; the protein is encoded by the exons ATGTGGTTAGGCCACGCGAGTATAGTCTTGCAGCTCCCACCCGTGGAGAGGGACATGTTGAAAGGGCCGATAGGCGTGCTTTTCGACCCCATCTTTTCAAAGAGGTGTTCGCCAGTGTCGTGGGTGGGGCCGAAACGTCGTCTGGGTGTTCCTTGCCACGTGAGGGATCTGCCCAAAGTGAATGTTGTGGTTATATCCCATGATCATT ATGATCATCTAGATAAGAAGACAATCAAAGACATTGAGATGTTTCATAACGCCGCCACATATTATGTGCCGAAAGGGGTCAAGGCAACCTTGGTCAAATTCGGTGTCTCTGTTTGTAGAGTGAATGAGATGGGCTGGTGGGACGAAAAGTTGCttgacgaggaggatgtaGGGGCTGAAGattctttttccatcttgTGCGCCAAACTTGGTCAAGTAGACTACTTTTCCGAGACAGGTTTATCGGAAAAGGACTCGATGGGAAACATCGATGTGATGACGGTTGCTTCCTCCATCAGCCCCCACCGCCTGCGTGTTATTTGTACCCCAGCTCAGCACAATTCCGGAAGATCACTGTGTAAGATGGACAAGACGTTGTGGGTCACATGGTGTTTGGAGTACACCTTGCCGGACAGATCGCTTTGGAGATGCTTCTTCGGTGGAGATACTGGTTACCAAGCACAGCCCAATGGACCTGTTTGTCCCATTTTCAAAGGTGCATACAGTACAAGGGGGTGCAGGATGCAATGTGATAGGCAGCACGCTGACCAAGCGGTGAACAGAGATTGCGCAGCGGTACGGCCCACCCGACTTGGCGTTTCTTCCCATCGCACAAGGCTCTGTCCTCCCGTATCTCTCGTCCATTCTTCCACTCAGCTATGGCGCTTCGCGTCTCGACTCGGCAGCGCATTGTAG
- a CDS encoding vacuolar fusion protein MON1 produces the protein MTSESEPNISVPFSPIQQALPATPSRSTSQISMVSAEALMSHSSPTKQLTASHRSSRPSPLPYNTLLNAPADSPALRTRASTASSSRAPSVLDEAHVEHNDTEIQVLEITPSMDSYDLDEGSDHTSLPSDAPSIKGKEKQRSDDRSEIETVGAGGEMALPSGDARRGLKELVRRSASVDKGYGGRDHRRLSEKLSRADGNLQVLITQSDKVAYSPRLYYVLTNAGKPVFCSHTRPSEDDVTNLMGVAQAIISIFADDGDRLRYIIKGKHRVAFLLKAPLYLFCVSDWGEPEHVLRLQLEYIHLQILSIVSSTQLLRLFQRRSNADLSTLLEGTEPFLRNLIDCSQYDFSFLTSTLQPLRMAPALRDTSAAALMPPSKFKDLLYVLLIAGGHIVTALRPRKHSIHPSDLHLLLNTIASSSALRTTETWLPICFPKFNPSGFVHAYISYVLEDVGLVFVSADREAFEDLRIWKDMVLEKLEQDKTLSRIQEAIPLHPYTISSVGCPGLRHFIYKSRQHVQITQPVWEAPYEDGSTNQKRLVTTYQKLHDAVHAKSGQASALKLVYISTEHEACLVWATKPFELYITVSPQLSKSAVVAAANNVAKWVLGEEGRIFLKDAPVF, from the exons ATGACTTCTGAGAGCGAGCCAAACATATCGGTCCCCTTTAGCCCTATACAACAGGCGCTGCCGGCAACACCCTCTCGCTCGACCTCTCAGATATCAATGGTTTCTGCCGAAGCCTTAATGTCCCACAGCAGTCCCACAAAGCAACTCACAGCGTCACATCGTTCATCTCGGCCTTCGCCATTACCTTATAATACTCTTCTTAATGCACCGGCAGACAGCCCTGCGTTAAGGACACGCGCCTCGACAGCTTCATCAAGTCGAGCACCTTCGGTCTTGGACGAGGCTCATGTAGAACATAACGATACAGAAATTCAAGTCCTAGAAATAACGCCATCAATGGATAGTTATGACCTTGATGAAGGTAGCGACCACACAAGTTTGCCTTCTGATGCGCCCTCtatcaagggcaaggagaagcagCGGTCGGATGATCGCAGTGAGATTGAAACTGTGGGAGCTGGGGGGGAGATGGCTTTGCCTTCGGGAGATGCTAGAAGAGGACTGAAAGAACTTGTGCGGAGAAGCGCTTCAGTGGATAAAGGTTATGGAGGGCGTGATCACCGTCGGTTGTCGGAAAAGCTTTCGCGAG CAGATGGAAATCTACAAGTTCTGATAACACAATCAGACAAGGTGGCCTATTCGCCTCGATTGTATTATGTTCTAACGAATGCTGGAAAGCCCGTTTTCTGCTC ACATACCCGCCCCTCTGAGGATGATGTTACTAACCTCATGGGTGTCGCGCAAGCAATAATATCCATCTTTGCCGATGATGGTGATCGATTAAG ATACATCATTAAAGGCAAACATCGCGTAGCATTCCTGTTAAAAGCACCGCTGTATCTATTCTGTGTCAGTGATTGGGGCGAACCCGAGCATGTT CTACGGCTACAACTGGAATATATTCACCTACAGATCCTTTCAATCGTGTCCTCCACTCAACTGCTCAGGCTATTCCAGAGACGAAGTAATGCCGACCTCTCGACGTTATTGGAAG GGACAGAGCCGTTCTTGCGCAATCTGATTGACTGTTCGCAGTATGATTTTAGTTTTCTTACATCTACGCTCCAGCCCCTCAGGATGGCTCCTGCTTTGAGAGATACTAGTGCCGCGGCCCTGATGCCTCCGTCAAAATTCAAG GATTTGTTATATGTGCTTCTGATAGCAGGTGGACATATTGTAACTGCCTTGCGACCTAGAAAACATTCAATACATCCGTCCG ATTTACATTTGCTTCTGAACACGAtcgcttcttcatcagcaCTTCGTACCACTGAAACATGGCTTCCCATTTGCTTCCCCAAGTTCAATCCTTCTGGATTTGTTCACGCTTACATCAGTTACGTTTTGGAGGACGTGGGTCTGGTATTCGTGAGCGCAGATAGAGAAGCATTTGAAGATCTCAGAATATGGAAGGATATGGTTCTGGAG AAACTTGAACAAGATAAAACTCTCAGCAGAATACAGGAAGCTATACCTTTGCACCCATACACGATAT CCTCTGTGGGTTGTCCTGGCTTACGCCATTTCATCTACAAATCTCGTCAACATGTTCAAATCACTCAACCCGTATGGGAAGCTCCTTATGAGGATGGTTCAACAAACCAGAAACG ACTAGTCACGACCTACCAAAAGCTGCATGATGCCGTTCATGCCAAGTCTGGACAGGCTTCCGCCCTCAAACTGGTCTACATCTCTACAGAACATGAAGCCTGTCTTGTTTGG GCTACGAAACCGTTTGAGCTTTATATCACTGTATCTCCCCAGCTTTCCAAGTCAGCTGTTGTAGCGGCTGCCAACAATGTTGCCAAATGGGTGcttggggaggaaggaagaatatTTCTCAAAGATGCCCCTGTATTCTGA
- a CDS encoding VHS domain-containing protein: MIPARPWSALSPIQALVEQTCDPTLPVPNDIANIELAELINRKKANSAREATTALLPHINSRNPNEALLALNVLDYLVKNCGYPIHLQISTKEFLNELVRRFPERPPMVIGRVMGKILDLIHEWKNTLCVTSKYKEDLVHIRDMHRLLSYKGYRFKQFDAARALASANPNENLKSPEELEEEDRAAKSAKLQELIRRGTPRDLAAAQELMKALAGAEPDKAVDYTAQTLKELDKVQAKAILLNDMLNNAAQGEKIGIEGDVYEQVAGACRGARPRIQKWIEDDNGEREGMMDRLLLCNDLINTALERFEACKAGDWTKAQAVVERNNPNQKVADLISFDAFDDEPASSSSGGVTLPADNIPSTSNVGMTTSGLPLDLFAPSPVATPSPAGSSTVGAAGQKQKQDPMAFFNTASPQPASAFGGLGGLQQPTPNMNNNNFGFGGFQASQSSSPAVGYSLSPQPAAVSSQQFIQPQQPQQYQSQQQPQQQQQQQQQAKKDAFADLVDLMS; this comes from the exons ATGATCCCAGCCCGTCCCTGGTCAGCCCTCTCCCCCATCCAGGCCCTTGTCG AGCAGACATGCGACCCCACTCTCCCCGTTCCCAACGATATTGCCAATATCGAGCTCGCAGAGCTGATCAACCGTAAAAAGGCCAACAG TGCCCGAGAGGCAACCACTGCGCTTCTCCCACATATCAATTCTCGAAATCCTAACGAAGCACTCTTGGCGCTCAATGTCCTCGACTACCTTGTCAAGAACTGCGGCTaccccatccatcttcagATTAGCACCAAAGAGTTCCTTAATGAACTCGTACGCAGGTTCCCCGAACGTCCGCCTATGGTGATTGGGAGGGTGATGGGCAAGATTCTCGATTTGATACATGAGTGGAAGAATACTCTGTGTGTGACGTCAAAGTACAAGGAAGATTTGGTGCACATCAGGGATATGCATAGGCTCTTGAGCTATAAGG GATATCGGTTCAAGCAATTTGATGCTGCGAGAGCACTGGCGTCTGCTAATCCCAACGAA AATCTGAAATCTCCCGAGGAGctcgaagaggaagatagGGCGGCAAAGAGTGCT AAATTGCAAGAGCTCATTCGTCGCGGCACTCCCCGAGACCTCGCGGCTGCGCAGGAACTTATGAAGGCCTTGGCAGGGGCA GAGCCTGACAAAGCCGTCGATTACACCGCCCAAACCCTCAAAGAGCTTGACAAGGTCCAAGCCAAGGCTATCCTTCTTAATGACATGCTCAACAATGCCGCACAAGGCGAGAAAATCGGGATTGAGGGCGACGTGTATGAGCAAGTTGCGGGGGCTTGTAGGGGTGCAAGGCCCAGGATACAAAAGTGGATTGAGGATGACaatggggaaagagaagggatGATGG ATCGATTGTTATTGTGCAACGATTTGATCAATACTGCGTTAGAAAGATTCGAGGCCTGCAAGGCGGGTGACTGGACGAAGGCGCAGGCTGTTGTTGAGCG AAACAACCCTAATCAAAAGGTTGCCGATTTGATATCATTCGACGCTTTTGACGACGAacctgcctcttcttcttctggtgGTGTCACCCTCCCTGCAGACAACATTCCTTCAACATCGAATGTTGGTATGACAACGTCTGGCCTCCCTCTTGACCTCTTTGCCCCCAGCCCCGTGGCAACCCCCAGTCCGGCCGGCAGCTCAACCGTTGGCGCTGCTGgacaaaaacaaaagcaaGACCCCATGGCATTCTTTAACACTGCTTCACCTCAGCCTGCGTCAGCCTTTGGTGGTTTGGGTGGCTTGCAGCAGCCAACGCCTAATATGAATAATAACAACTTTGGTTTCGGTGGTTTCCAGGCGTCTCAGTCTTCATCGCCAGCTGTCGGCTACTCGTTGTCTCCTCAGCCTGCCGCAGTTTCATCTCAACAGTTCATTCAACCCCAGCAACCCCAACAATATCAATCTCAGCAGCAACcgcaacaacaacaacagcagcagcagcaagcaAAGAAGGACGCGTTTGCTGACCTTGTTGACCTTATGAGCTAG
- a CDS encoding phosphatidate cytidylyltransferase, whose product MSSHRGQPLFSGGMYELLSKGAAEHEEAEEEEVPVETPVKNPSGSQNQTATLSKSARKRLARQASKGVDGKSKSNKQSGSETESPGTPSVPGAEKFPEANIETVTPQEAPRQQASTATKNELEQFTAGPSQIPPLEKQIPDVTPKETKPVTAVPEKKEENKEQKKETPKKAEAARSSSPPSSNFSPSLPATLPQPTGNALPANRKRKTPQDFTPAGPGNVMNSASPSKIAVKFEDGLAPGEGKEGEKTIAPKKNRNMIERTIWTFIMIGGFITLLCMGHPYMILLVMLCQTLVYKEVTALFDLRDHGGSKAATPGEQGDSWNKTINWYFFVVANYFLYGESIIYYFKHIVFVDAYFIPFARNHRFISFMLYVVGFVGFVANLQRQYLRQQFALFCWVHISLLLVVVSSHFIVNNILEGLVWFFVPASLVICNDVMAYVCGKLFGKTPLIKLSPKKTVEGFVGAFICTLLFGIAWGTFWMRYPYMICPARDLGTNVFSEVACRPNPVFMWHSFEFTGVARQLLQTILGHPPPSIPYAPFQIHCLVMATFASLVAPFGGFFASGFKRAFNIKDFGHSIPGHGGMTDRMDCQFMMGLFSYVYYSSLIRIQNVTVGGIMQAVVTSLTQPEQIELLYDLKRFLAGQGVKV is encoded by the exons ATGTCGTCACACAGAGGTCAACCCCTGTTTAGTGGTGGCATGTACGAGCTGCTCAGTAAAGGTGCTGCCGAacatgaagaagctgaagaggaggaggtccCTGTAGAGAC TCCTGTAAAAAATCCTTCCGGGTCTCAAAATCAAACTGCGACGTTGTCCAAGTCCGCACGAAAGCGATTGGCTCGACAAGCTTCCAAGGGCGTGGACGGAAAATCGAAGTCCAACAAGCAGTCAGGTTCTGAGACCGAAAGCCCTGGTACTCCTTCAGTTCCTGGCGCGGAGAAGTTTCCAGAGGCGAATATAGAGACCGTTACTCCTCAAGAAGCGCCCAGACAACAGGCTTCTACTGCGACAAAGAATGAACTCGAGCAATTTACCGCCGGTCCTTCTCAAATTCCCCCGTTAGAGAAGCAGATTCCCGACGTTACTCCCAAGGAGACTAAGCCTGTCACTGCGGTCCctgagaaaaaggaggaaaataAGGaacaaaagaaggagactCCCAAGAAGGCCGAGGCTGCCCGCTCTTCTAGTCCCCCCTCTTCAAacttctctccttcactGCCCGctactcttcctcaaccgACTGGCAATGCTCTCCCAGCCAacaggaaaaggaagactCCTCAAGACTTCACTCCCGCTGGTCCTGGAAATGTTATGAACTCTGCTAGCCCTAGCAAGATTGCTGTCAAGTTTGAGGATGGTCTTGCTCCCGGCGAGGGCAAAGAAGGCGAGAAAACCATTGCTCCCAAGAAAAATCGCAACATGATTGAGAGGACGATCTGGACCTTTATTATGATCGGCGGCTTCATCA CTCTTCTCTGTATGGGCCACCCCTACATGATCCTTCTCGTCATGTTGTGTCAAACGCTCGTCTATAAAGAAGTCACTGCTCTTTTCGACCTTCGTGACC ACGGTGGTTCCAAGGCTGCTACCCCTGGCGAGCAAGGCGACAGCTGGAACAAGACTATCAACTG GTATTTCTTCGTCGTGGCTAACTACTTCCTCTACGGCGAATCCATTATCTACTACTTCAAGCACATTGTCTTTGTGGACGCTTATTTCATCCCCTTTGCCCGTAACCACCGATTCATCAGCTTCATGCTTTACGTTGTTG GCTTCGTCGGCTTCGTCGCAAATCTTCAGAGGCAATATCTTCGTCAGCAATTTGCTCTCTTCTGTTGGGTCCATATTTCACTCCTGCTCGTTGTGGTGTCTAG CCATTTCATCGTGAACAACATTCTCGAAGGTTTGGTGTGGTTCTTCGTCCCTGCGTCCTTGGTCATCTGTAACGATGTTATGGCCTACGTTTGCG GCAAGCTTTTCGGTAAGACTCCTCTGATCAAGTTGAGTCCTAAGAAGACTGTCGAAGGCTTCGTGGGCGCTTTCATCTGCACTCTTTTGTTCGGCATTGCT TGGGGTACATTCTGGATGAGATATCCTTACATGATCTGCCCTGCCCGTGATCTTGGAACCAATGTCTTCTCTGAGGTGGCTTGCCGACCCAACCCTGTCTTTATGTGGCACAGTTTCGAGTTCACCGGTGTCGCGAGGCAACTTCTTCAGACTATC CTCGGCCACCCCccaccttccatcccctACGCCCCCTTCCAAATCCACTGTCTCGTTATGGCTACCTTTGCCTCTTTGGTCGCTCCCTTTGGCGGCTTTTTTGCATCCGGCTTCAAGCGAGCTTTCAACATCAAGGACTTTGGTCACTCTATCCCTGGACATGGTGGTATGACTGACCGAATGGACTGCCA GTTCATGATGGGTCTTTTCTCTTACGTTTACTACAGCTCACTCATCCGA ATCCAAAACGTGACTGTCGGTGGAATCATGCAGGCTGTGGTCACTTCCTTGACCCAGCCTGAGCAAATTGAGCTTTTATATGATCTGAAGAGGTTCTTGGCTGGGCAAGGAGTCAAGGTCTAA